A genomic segment from Nicotiana sylvestris chromosome 1, ASM39365v2, whole genome shotgun sequence encodes:
- the LOC104246182 gene encoding uncharacterized protein, which yields MEFSDEWKSLWPISSSYSPPLLLSNYSHEEKFSSKRRRIDSPIGPLIFKSCAETLRLLLRSPLLSTRLPPPVPEFSLPRFLQTSSSTLPSTASSIATQFITPQVSESIHNFNAIQLVHCPNICETNKPNSVLGFFPTGENYDQVGYFILCFEDKQVVVKKFKNGKSLLVHNHKLNCRILRLLVNPVTVSEIDDSACLSTFGYLLVCTLYSVHWYSVKMGVKGVGSVTVDYVGSADRNLFKGCAVSHACWSPHLREQCVVLLENGNLYLFDMDSCLRSRTSFACDVLQGKKLQVLWDKLDRDGEWLSCEFSWHPKILIVANSRAVFLVDLRSEKGKVCTLLKIEAVSLGKTDRFLALSRVESDPFCFAAVSGRMLLLCDVRKPLMPLLRWVHGLNNPGYMIALRLADLRPSSIDDKWAWATESGRCILVGSFWDSEFALFCYGPGSNHGHEFSEILRLSKSVYAWGQPSGLSLSGRDCCCESCLMRVDFSKDILPDWINWRQKEVLVLGFGILNIGLSIQSDDTNNSVGFLLVRLMSCGSLEAQRYTAAWDSEERSESPYEGKSLCSENNLLYDMSIGELDLKKKPYYLNLDFLKGYLNGKLAKILSRKHIDNQKDSEENPADIHLQICQKLKECGITRLRPSQTVFDVIGGISFPASIYEIALESICASLPNNLLGLAFSAFSKFPEIHLKPKKGSLELFDILDKLYPLPFPLHKCCIDETSEKVQSPSSSSAPVLPPPFLVALNSLQIAERDILPLDAELRLQSDKVMKVAREIGLLHIGTEPGDRYSVSLDLDTEYPSNVIEKMKPLCLHEPVAFSDCNISKRDSVGVEPDKRFTSFIYKKHQEPVSSTSKEMIGVELFDEECPVELKFNDSSITLEFLDFVLAKSSSLSPEADSQRPHWLDSVTQYDNSEIIKRGKTRMPLSRIIGQSKARLSVLGIT from the coding sequence ATGGAATTCTCGGACGAGTGGAAGTCTCTTTGGCCAATATCTTCATCCTATTCGCCACCACTTCTACTATCAAATTATTCACACGAAGAAAAATTCTCCtcaaaacgacgtcgtattgataGTCCAATTGGCCCTTTGATTTTCAAGTCATGTGCGGAAACCCTAAGACTACTCCTCCGGTCGCCATTGTTATCAACTCGGCTTCCTCCTCCAGTTCCTGAGTTTTCTCTACCAAGATTTCTACAAACTTCAAGTAGTACACTTCCTTCTACAGCTTCTTCAATTGCTACACAGTTTATTACTCCACAGGTTTCTGAATCAATTCACAACTTTAATGCAATCCAATTGGTCCATTGCCCTAATATTTGTGAAACTAACAAACCCAATTCGGTTCTTGGATTTTTTCCAACCGGGGAAAATTATGACCAAGTTGGGTATTTTATACTATGTTTTGAGGATAAACAAGTTGTGGTTAAGAAATTTAAGAATGGGAAATCTTTGTTAGTGCATAATCACAAGTTGAATTGTAGGATTTTGAGGTTATTAGTGAACCCAGTTACTGTTAGTGAAATTGATGATAGTGCTTGTTTATCTACTTTTGGGTATTTATTGGTTTGTACTTTGTATTCTGTTCATTGGTATAGTGTGAAGATGGGGGTTAAAGGTGTTGGCAGTGTTACAGTTGATTATGTGGGTAGTGCTGATAGAAACTTGTTTAAGGGTTGTGCTGTTTCTCATGCTTGTTGGAGTCCACATTTGAGAGAACAGTGTGTTGTGTTGTTGGAAAATGGGAACTTGTACTTGTTTGATATGGATTCTTGCCTGAGGAGTCGGACTTCGTTTGCTTGTGATGTATTGCAAGGGAAGAAATTGCAGGTTTTGTGGGATAAGTTGGATAGAGATGGAGAGTGGCTAAGCTGTGAATTTAGCTGGCATCCGAAGATTTTGATTGTTGCGAATTCAAGGGCTGTGTTTTTGGTGGATTTGAGGTCGGAGAAGGGCAAAGTCTGCACCTTGCTAAAGATTGAGGCAGTGTCCTTGGGTAAAACTGATAGATTTCTTGCACTCTCTAGAGTGGAGTCTGACCCCTTTTGTTTTGCTGCAGTTTCTGGTCGCATGCTTCTTCTTTGTGATGTGAGGAAGCCATTAATGCCATTGTTGCGGTGGGTACATGGCCTGAATAATCCAGGTTACATGATTGCTTTAAGATTGGCAGACCTTAGGCCAAGCTCAATAGATGATAAATGGGCATGGGCTACCGAATCAGGGCGTTGCATTTTGGTAGGATCATTTTGGGACAGTGAATTTGCTCTATTCTGCTATGGGCCAGGTAGCAATCACGGCCATGagttttctgaaatattgaggcTCAGTAAATCGGTATATGCTTGGGGACAGCCTTCAGGCCTCTCACTTTCTGGTCGTGATTGTTGTTGTGAAAGTTGTCTTATGAGAGTAGATTTCTCTAAAGACATTCTTCCCGATTGGATTAATTGGAGGCAAAAGGAAGTCCTTGTTTTGGGGTTTGGCATTCTCAACATTGGCCTTTCTATTCAATCAGATGATACTAATAATTCTGTTGGGTTTTTGCTTGTAAGGTTAATGTCATGTGGCAGTTTAGAAGCTCAGAGATACACTGCAGCATGGGACTCTGAAGAAAGGTCAGAATCACCTTATGAAGGGAAATCTCTGTGCTCTGAAAATAACCTTCTGTATGATATGAGTATTGGAGAATTGGATCTGAAAAAGAAACCTTACTACCTGAACCTTGACTTTCTAAAAGGGTATCTAAATGGAAAACTAGCTAAAATCCTTAGTAGGAAACACATAGACAACCAAAAGGATTCCGAAGAAAATCCAGCAGATATCCACCTGCAAATATGTCAGAAGCTTAAAGAATGTGGCATCACAAGACTGAGGCCATCTCAAACCGTTTTTGATGTTATCGGAGGTATCAGCTTTCCGGCAAGCATTTATGAGATTGCTTTGGAAAGCATTTGCGCCAGTTTGCCGAATAATCTTCTGGGGCTGGCTTTTTCTGCCTTCTCAAAATTCCCTGAAATTCACCTCAAACCAAAGAAAGGTTCTCTAGAATTGTTTGATATTTTGGACAAACTTTATCCACTGCCTTTTCCCTTGCATAAATGTTGTATTGATGAGACATCGGAAAAAGTTCAGTCTCCTAGTTCTTCTTCTGCTCCCGTTCTTCCTCCTCCTTTTCTGGTGGCTCTTAATAGCCTCCAAATAGCAGAAAGAGATATATTGCCACTTGATGCTGAACTTAGGCTTCAGAGTGATAAAGTTATGAAGGTGGCCCGTGAAATCGGTCTCTTACACATTGGTACTGAGCCTGGTGATAGATATTCAGTTTCCCTTGATTTAGATACTGAATACCCTAGCAATGTGATTGAAAAGATGAAGCCTCTCTGTTTGCATGAACCCGTGGCATTCTCTGACTGTAATATTTCTAAAAGGGACTCTGTCGGAGTAGAACCTGATAAAAGATTTACATCCTTCATCTATAAAAAACACCAAGAACCTGTCTCAAGTACTAGCAAAGAGATGATAGGAGTGGAGTTGTTCGATGAGGAGTGCCCAGTAGAGCTCAAATTCAATGATAGTTCAATCACGCTGGAG